The Glycine soja cultivar W05 chromosome 3, ASM419377v2, whole genome shotgun sequence genome window below encodes:
- the LOC114406565 gene encoding CCR4-NOT transcription complex subunit 1-like isoform X1, producing the protein MMTHYHSLPTMANTSSNHIRFLLSTLNEVNFDSVFHQLSQFTEFGTTGCILLLQTCLDHYGYVRRDMKDVQHEPILGAVIKHLLDKPNFSTVFSESMKNIEINESFLESFCNGLQLSLLEKIISSLALSDSENSDVRLCGKIFCMAQIEELCANPGYLSFHEQIHNVIMFLKQSEGLSKHVDSFMQILSLVQFKDTPPFVLTPLLPDEMHEADFLRNMELFHDSGENDFDAILADIQKEMNMGDIVKELGYGCTVDVSQCKEIFSLFLPLTENTLSKLLGAIACTHIGLEDNQNTYLTFRAAHGYNVPELPPLNSWNIDVLIDTLKHLAPHTNWVRVIENLDHEGFFLPSEEAFSFLMSVYKHACKQEPFPLHAICGPVWKNTEGQLSFLKYAVSAPPEIFTFAHSGRQLAYVDAINGHKLQNGHANHAWLCLDLLDVLCQLAEKGHASIVRSIFDYPLKHCPEVLLLGLAHINTAYNLLQQEVSLIVFLMIVKSGVGSGMILHLWHVNPNLVLRGFVDSQNNDADSIVRIVDICQELKILSSVVEIMPSYYSIRLAAVASRKEFLDLEKWLSSNLTTYKEAFFEECLKFLKDSHFGGSQNLSGKSFHQSGAILSLYAEAAATILKVLKSHTDLVASRQLSEELERLHVSIIDTNPRLQNGGTADSSTSDGYADDIEAEANSYFHQMFSDQLTINAMVQMLARFKESSVKREKSIFECMIANLFEEYRFFPKYPERQLKIAAVLFGSVIKHQLVTHLSLGIALRYVLDALRKPADSKMFLFGSLALEQFVDRLIEWPQYCNHILQISHLRSTHSEIVSFIEQALARISSGHLDVDGASHASVISNHHSAQATIGHVEVKQLSGSSVIQPGQQHLSLQLQQRRENPLDDRHKASVGSSTDVKPLLSSLGKSSVLTPTDASSTNKLHSTVSTSSMLSSSSPGFVRPSRGTTSARFGSALNIETLVAAAEKREIPIEAPGSEVQDKILFIINNVSAANVEAKAKEFTEILKEQYYPWFAQYMVMKRASIEPNFHDLYLKFLDKVNSKALNKEIVQATYENCKVLLGSELIKSSSEERSLLKNLGSWLGKLTIGRNQVLRAREIDPKSLIMEAYEKGLMIAVIPFTSKVLEPCLNSLAYQPPNPWTMGILGLLAEIYSMPNLKMNLKFDIEVLFKNLGVDMKDVTPTSLLKDRKREFEGNPDFSNKDVGGSQSQMITDIKSGLVPPVNQVELPLEVTNPSNTGAHPHILSQYAGPLHISSGALMEDEKVTPLGLSDSLPSAQGLLQANPGPVPFSISQIPTQIPNIGTHVIINQKLSGFGLQMHFQRAVPIAMDRAIKEIVSSIVQRSVSIATQTTKELVLKDYAMESDETRILNAAHLMVASLAGSLAHVTCKEPLRASISGQLRTSLQNLNIANEILEQAVQLVTNDNLDLGCAVIEQAATDKAINTIDTEIGQQLSLRRKHREGMGSTFFDANLYPQGSMGGVPEPLRPKPGQLSLSQQRVYEDFVRLPWQSQSSPSSHSMSSGVAVQSGTGLTGTNGSVSGQSNPGYPVTTGYEGVSRPLDDMTESNLAPHFSASSINIRAADSVSQHSLEKDSVASFPSAASTPELHAVDSSEVKESGTSSQPLVTSGAVERLGSSFLEPSLTTRDALDKFQIVAQKLEAMVSNDSRDGEIQGVISEVPEIILRCVSRDEAALAVAQKVFRGLYDNASNNIHVTAHLAILTAIRDVCKLAVKELTSWVIYSEEERKYNKEITVGLIRSELLNLTEYNVHMAKLIDGGRNKAAMEFSISLLQTLVVEEPKVISELHNLVDALAKLATKPGCPESLPQLLEMIKNPGAISSSNAGKEDKARQSRDIKVPGLLPANREEFNSIDSIEPDPAGFREQVSMLFTEWYRICELPGANDTAFAHFILQLHQNGLLKGDDLTDRFFRLLTELAVAHCLSTEMINSGSLQSQPQQTMSFLAIDIYAKLVFSILKGSNKLFLLSKILAVTVRFIIKDAEEKKASFNPRPLFRLFINWLLDLGSLEPVTDGANLQILTGFANAFHALQPLKVPAFSFAWLELISHRSFMPKMLTGNGQKGWPYIQRLLVDLFQFMEPFLRHAELGEPVRVLYKGTLRVLLVLLHDFPEFLCDYHFTFCDVIPPSCIQMRNIILSAFPRSMRLPDPSTPNLKIDLLQEITQSPRILSEVDAALKAKQMKADVDEYLKTRQQSSPFLSELKDKMLLSPNEAASAGTRYNVPLINSLVLYVGMQAIHQLQGRTPHTQTSANAFPLAVFSVGAALDIFQTLIVDLDTEGRYLFLNAIANQLRYPNTNTHYFSFILLYLFAESNQEVIQEQITRVLLERLIVNRPHPWGLLITFIELIKNPRYNFWNRSFIRCAPEIEKLFESVSRSCGGPKPVDDSMVSGWV; encoded by the exons ATGATGACTCATTATCATTCCTTGCCCACCATGGCCAACACTTCCTCCAACCATATTCGCTTTCTCCTCAGCACCTTGAACGAAGTCAACTTTGACTCCGTTTTCCATCAACTCTCTCAG TTCACGGAATTTGGAACTACTGGATGCATTTTGCTGCTTCAAACTTGCTTGGATCACTATGGTTATGTCAGAAGAGATATGAAAGATGTGCAGCATGAACCAATTCTTGGGGCAGTCATTAAGCACCTCTTGGACAAACCAAACTTCAGCACAGTGTTTTCTGAGTCAATGAAGAATATAGAAATTAATGAAAGCTTTTTAGAAAGTTTTTGCAATGGATTGCAGTTATCTTTATTGGAAAAAATTATAAGCAGTCTTGCTTTATCTGATTCTGAGAATTCCGATGTCAGGCTGTGTG GCAAAATTTTTTGCATGGCTCAAATTGAGGAATTGTGTGCCAACCCCGGTTATCTGAGTTTCCATGAGCAAATTCACAATGTTATCATGTTCCTAAAGCAGTCTGAGGGTCTTTCCAAGCACGTGGATTCCTTTATGCAGATATTGTCACTTGTGCAGTTCAAAGACACACCACCTTTTGTCTTGACTCCATTGCTTCCTGATGAGATGCATGAGGCTGATTTTTTAAG GAATATGGAGTTGTTCCATGACAGTGGAGAAAATGATTTTGATGCTATTTTGGCTGACATACAGAAGGAAATGAACATGGGTGATATCGTGAAGGAACTAGGCTATGGATGCACGGTGGATGTCTCACAGTGCAAGGAAATATTTTCACTCTTCTTACCTTTAACTGAAAATACACTCTCTAAATTGCTTGGTGCTATTGCTTGTACCCATATTGGGCTGGAGGACAACCAAAACACATACTTAACTTTTCGTGCAGCCCATGGATACAATGTGCCTGAGTTGCCACCGCTGAACTCTTGGAATATTGATGTCTTGATTGATACACTTAAGCATCTT GCACCTCATACTAATTGGGTACGTGTTATTGAAAACCTTGATCATGAAGGGTTTTTTCTTCCTAGTGAAGAAGCGTTCTCTTTTCTCATGTCTGTATATAAGCATGCCTGTAAG CAGGAACCATTTCCTCTCCATGCCATCTGTGGGCCAGTCTGGAAGAATACTGAGGGTCAGCTGTCTTTCCTTAAATATGCTGTATCAGCACCACCGGAAATTTTTACCTTTGCACACTCGGGAAGGCAGCTG GCATATGTTGATGCAATTAATGGCCACAAGCTTCAAAATGGACATGCAAATCATGCATGGCTGTGTCTTGATCTTTTAGATGTCCTCTGCCAGCTAGCTGAAAAGGGTCATGCCAGTATTGTTCGATCAATCTTTGATTATCCCCTTAAACACTGTCCTGAAGTTTTGCTTCTTGGGCTGGCACATATTAAT ACTGCCTACAACCTCTTGCAGCAGGAAGTATCTCTGATTGTTTTTCTCATGATTGTAAAAAGTGGTGTAGGCAGTGGGATGATTCTACACCTTTGGCATGTTAATCCCAATCTGGTATTGAGAGGGTTTGTTGATTCTCAAAACAATGATGCAGACAGCATTGTAAGAATTGTGGACATCTGCCAGGAGCTAAAG ATTCTATCATCTGTGGTGGAAATCATGCCCTCTTATTATAGTATAAGGTTAGCAGCTGTAGCATCAAGAAAAGAATTTCTTGACCTTGAGAAGTGGTTGAGTAGCAACTTAACTACATACAAGGAAGCCTTTTTTGAG GAGTGCCTCAAGTTCTTAAAGGATTCCCATTTTGGTGGATCACAGAACCTTTCTGGCAAATCGTTTCATCAGTCTGGTGCTATTCTGAGTCTATATGCTGAGGCAGCTGCTACCATCTTGAAG GTTCTTAAATCTCACACCGACTTGGTTGCTTCTAGACAACTTTCTGAGGAGTTGGAGAGACTGCACGTATCTATTATAGATACGAATCCAAGGCTTCAAAATGGTGGGACAGCTGATTCATCTACTTCTGATGGATATGCGGATGACATTGAAGCTGAAGCAAACTCTTACTTCCATCAAATGTTTTCTGATCAGTTAACCATTAATGCAATGGTACAGATGCTCGCTCGATTCAAGGAATCTTCAGTGAAGag GGAGAAATCAATTTTTGAATGCATGATTGCAAACTTGTTTGAGGAGTATAGATTTTTCCCAAAGTATCCTGAAAGGCAACTCAAAATTGCTGCAGTTCTCTTTG GTTCTGTGATCAAGCATCAGCTTGTAACTCATCTATCTTTGGGGATTGCTCTTCGTTATGTTCTTGATGCATTGCGCAAGCCTGCAGATTCGAAA ATGTTTTTGTTTGGAAGTCTGGCATTGGAACAGTTTGTGGATCGTCTTATTGAGTGGCCTCAGTATTGCAATCATATTCTTCAAATTTCTCATTTGCGCAGTACACATTCAGAAATAGTTTCTTTCATTGAGCAGGCTCTCGCCAGGATTTCCTCTGGTCATTTGGATGTTGATGGGGCGAGTCATGCTTCTGTTATTAGTAACCATCATTCTGCACAGGCTACAATAGGACATGTGGAGGTAaaa CAGCTCAGTGGCTCTAGTGTTATACAACCTGGGCAGCAACATTTGTCACTGCAGCTTCAACAGAGACGTGAAAATCCCTTGGATGATCGTCACAAAGCTTCTGTTGGTTCATCTACTGATGTAAAGCCATTGTTATCTTCTCTAGGGAAATCTTCAGTACTAACACCTACCGATGCTTCTAGTACCAATAAg TTACATAGCACAGTTAGCACTTCGTCAATGCTATCTTCATCTTCTCCTGGTTTTGTTCGTCCTTCCCGTGGAACTACTTCTGCCA GGTTTGGATCTGCCTTGAACATTGAAACTTTGGTTGCTGCTGCTGAGAAAAGAGAAATTCCTATTGAG GCTCCGGGGTCAGAGGTTCaggacaaaatattatttattattaataatgtttCGGCTGCTAATGTTGAAGCTAAAGCAAAAGAGTTCACTGAAATTTTGAAAGAGCAGTACTATCCTTGGTTTGCACAGTATATGGTTATGAAAAG AGCAAGCATTGAGCCAAATTTCCATGACTTGTACTTGAAATTCCTGGATAAAGTTAATTCAAAGGCTTTGAACAAAGAGATTGTCCAGGCAACTTATGAAAATTGCAAG GTTCTCTTAGGATCAGAGCTCATAAAATCAAGTTCAGAGGAACGCTCTTTGCTTAAAAATTTGGGGAGCTGGCTTGGAAAGTTAACAATTGGCCGGAATCAGGTTTTGAGGGCTCGTGAAATAGACCCAAAGTCTTTGATTATGGAG GCATATGAGAAGGGGCTAATGATTGCTGTTATTCCATTTACGTCAAAG GTCCTTGAACCATGCCTAAACAGTCTTGCATATCAACCTCCTAATCCTTGGACTATGGGCATTTTGGGATTGCTTGCTGAGATTTATTCAATGCCAAACTTGAAAATGAACCTCAAGTTTGACATAGAG GTTTTATTCAAAAATCTGGGTGTTGATATGAAGGATGTCACACCAACCTCTCTCCTGAAGGATAGAAAAAGAGAATTTGAAGGAAATCCTGATTTCTCTAATAAAGATGTTGGGGGATCTCAATCACAAATGATTACTGATATAAAATCTGGCCTCGTACCTCCAGTAAATCAAGTGGAATTACCACTTGAAGTCACCAATCCATCCAACACGGGGGCTCATCCACATATACTCTCTCAG TATGCCGGGCCTCTTCATATTTCCTCGGGAGCATTGATGGAAGATGAAAAGGTTACACCTCTGGGATTGTCTGATTCACTTCCCTCTGCTCAAGGACTGTTACAAGCAAATCCTGGCCCAGTTCCTTTTTCTATTAGCCAG ATTCCAACACAGATACCTAATATTGGGACTCACGTTATTATCAATCAAAAGCTCAGTGGTTTTGGGCTGCAAATGCATTTTCAGAG agcTGTACCAATTGCAATGGATAGAGCTATCAAAGAGATAGTGTCTAGTATTGTGCAGCGTAGTGTTTCCATAGCAACACAAACAACCAAGGAGCTTGTTTTAAAG GACTATGCCATGGAATCTGATGAGACACGCATATTAAATGCGGCACACTTGATGGTCGCTAGTCTGGCTGGAAGTTTGGCTCATGTTACGTGCAAA GAACCATTACGGGCATCAATATCTGGCCAACTGAGGACTTCACTTCAGAACTTAAATATTGCTAATGAAATTTTGGAGCAAGCTGTGCAACTTGTCACCAATGATAATCTTGATCTAGGCTGTGCAGTCATTGAACAGGCTGCTACCGATAAG GCAATAAACACCATTGATACAGAGATTGGTCAACAACTCTCTTTGAGAAGGAAGCATCGAGAAGGTATGGGTTCTACATTTTTTGATGCAAATTTGTATCCTCAAGGTTCTATGGGTGGTGTTCCAGAGCCTCTTCGCCCCAAGCCTGGTCAGTTGTCCCTCTCACAACAACGTGTCTATGAG GACTTTGTTCGGCTTCCCTGGCAAAGCCAGTCTAGCCCGAGCTCACATTCTATGTCTTCTGGTGTTGCTGTTCAATCTGGCACTGGTCTTACTGGCACCAATGGTTCTGTATCAGGGCAGAGTAACCCTGGATACCCTGTCACCACAGGTTATGAAGGAGTATCTCGACCATTAGATGATATGACAGAatcaaatttggctccacattTTAG TGCTTCCTCAATTAACATTAGAGCAGCTGACAGTGTTTCCCAGCATAGTTTGGAGAAAGACTCTGTTGCCTCATTTCCTTCAGCTGCTTCCACCCCTGAATTGCATGCAGTAGATTCTTCTGAAGTGAAA GAATCTGGAACTTCTTCACAGCCACTGGTTACATCAGGTGCTGTGGAGCGCCTTGGAAGTAGTTTTTTGGAGCCTTCTCTCACAACAAGAGATGCCCTAGATAAATTCCAAATTGTTGCACAAAAG TTGGAAGCTATGGTCAGCAATGATTCCAGGGATGGAGAAATACAG GGTGTCATTTCTGAGGTTCCTGAGATCATACTTAGATGTGTTAGTCGAGACGAGGCAGCTTTAGCTGTGGCTCAAAAG GTTTTCAGGGGTTTGTATGATAATGCATCAAACAACATTCATGTCACTGCTCATCTTGCTATCCTAACTGCCATTCGTGATGTTTGCAAGCTTGCTGTCAAGGAGCTTACTAGTTGG GTAATTTACtcggaagaagaaaggaaatatAACAAAGAAATTACTGTTGGCCTCATCCGTAGCGAATTGCTAAATCTTACTGAGTACAATGTTCATATGGCCAAACTTATTGATGGAGGAAGGAACA AGGCTGCAATGGAATTTTCCATTTCCCTTCTTCAAACTCTGGTTGTTGAGGAACCTAAAGTTATTTCAGAACTTCACAATCTTGTTGATGCTTTGGCAAAG ctTGCTACAAAGCCTGGATGCCCTGAGTCATTACCACAGCTTCTTGAAATGATCAAGAATCCTGGTGCTATATCCTCTAGTAATGCTGGAAAGGAGGATAAGGCAAGACAATCAAGAGACATTAAG gtgcCTGGTCTGTTACCTGCAAATAGGGAAGAGTTCAACAGCATTGATTCTATTGAACCAGATCCTGCTGGGTTCCGGGAGCAG GTTTCCATGTTGTTTACAGAATGGTATAGGATATGTGAACTTCCTGGTGCCAATGATACAGCTTTTGCCCACTTTATCTTACAATTGCATCAGAATGGACTACTTAAGGGAGATGATCTTACGGATCGCTTTTTCCGACTATTGACG gAACTAGCTGTTGCACATTGCTTATCCACTGAGATGATTAATTCAGGGTCACTGCAATCTCAACCGCAGCAGACAATGTCATTTCTTGCAATTGATATTTATGCAAAGCTTGTCTTCTCAATCTTGAAG GGATCAAACAAACTCTTTCTTCTTTCCAAG ATTCTGGCAGTTACTGTCAGATTCATTATAAAAGATGCAGAGGAGAAGAAGGCCTCTTTTAATCCAAGGCCACTTTTCAGATTATTCATCAACTGGCTTCTGGATCTTGGTTCACTTGAGCCTGTTACTGATGGTGCAAACCTTCAG ATTTTAACTGGTTTTGCCAATGCATTTCATGCTTTGCAGCCCCTCAAAGTTCCTGCATTCAG TTTTGCATGGCTTGAGTTGATTAGTCACAGGAGCTTCATGCCAAAAATGTTGACTGGTAATGGTCAAAAAGGTTGGCCTTATATCCAAAGGTTGCTTGTAGATCTGTTCCAATTTATGGAGCCTTTTCTGAGGCATGCTGAACTTGGAGAACCG GTTCGTGTCCTCTATAAAGGCACACTTAGGGTGCTCTTAGTGCTACTTCATGACTTCCCGGAGTTTCTCTGTGATTATCACTTTACCTTTTGTGATGTTATTCCTCCAAGTTGCATACAGATGAGGAATATCATTCTAAGTGCATTTCCGCGCAGTATGAGGCTGCCAGACCCATCTACTCCTAATTTGAAG ATAGATTTGCTTCAGGAAATAACCCAATCGCCTCGCATTCTTTCTGAGGTTGATGCAGCACTTAAAGCAAAGCAGATGAAGGCTGATGTAGATGAATACCTTAAG ACAAGACAACAGAGttcgccatttttatctgaacTGAAGGATAAGATGCTTCTCTCACCCAATGAAGCAGCCTCTGCTGGGACTCGATACAATGTGCCGTTAATTAACTCCCTTGTGCTATATGTTGGAATGCAG GCAATCCATCAGCTCCAGGGACGAACTCCCCATACACAAACGTCAGCAAATGCTTTCCCCTTAGCCGTATTTTCTGTTGGTGCTGCATTGGATATTTTCCAGACACTAATTGTGGACTTGGACACTGAAGGGCGCTACCTTTTCCTAAATGCTATTGCCAACCAACTGCGTTATCCTAATACTAATACACACTACTTTTCCTTCATCCTTCTGTACTTGTTTGCAGAATCAAACCAG GAAGTTATCCAAGAACAAATTACTAGAGTCTTGTTAGAACGCCTAATTGTTAACCGTCCTCATCCCTGGGGTCTCCTCATTACTTTTATTGAGCTGATTAAG AATCCTAGGTACAATTTCTGGAACCGGAGTTTCATAAGATGTGCGCCAGAGattgaaaaactttttgaatCGGTGTCAAGATCTTGTGGAGGTCCAAAACCAGTGGATGATAGCATGGTTTCGGGTTGGGTCTGA